CTAAAATCCAGTCCTTTTTTCCTTAGTGCAGGTAATACACTTCAGTCTTTGTCTCTGGTTCAAGAGTGACCTATTATAAGGTATGAGACAGTTGTAGCCCATCTTCTGGATACATCTGTATGTGGTGGCTCTTTAAACACTGATTCCAGCCTTGGCTCAtgtctttttaaagaaatgttttctgcACTGGAGGCCttaattctttcttttttcatcagtaggcagacaggaaagaggggcagagagagggggagacattcagcaaaggtcgcCGGCCCCGGGACTTAAACCCAGGATGGCCGCATTGAGGACCATAGCCTCTAAACATATTTTGACCTCAAAACTCTTGGGCTTTAGTTTACAATCCaatcaaggctgcagttatccctgttgcttgtgcactttttaaaacatactttttccttccactcaactttcaacAGCTCTCTGTAAACAGCCAGCCTCCTTACCAATGGCTTTTGTGGCTTTCCCTCATTGCGGAGTATTTCAGTGACTAtctactggacaactgtcaggTCAGTAATCTTTCTCATTGTGTAAGCCATggcatttctgtaataaaaaataattttcattgtCCCTATATAGTATTCAAAGGAACTGAATTGTGGGGTTCCATGAGATGTAAGCGACAATCATTtatattacaaaaataataacttCAGATATATAACTGTGCGCAATAAATCTATGTAATatgtgagtttcactttttgaacagCATTACTGAAATAAACGGACCTTTCAATGATGCGCTAATTCCTTAAGGTGCACCTGTGCCTGAGCCTAAAGCTCTGGTGAGTGATCTGCACgcatcattttcctttaaatattttaacataagCATTCGAACAGAATACTATCTTTATCACGAAGAGTTTTTGGcacacaggagataaacaaGATTTGGACCTCTGCAAAGAGCTAGTCGTGACATTAAATTCCCCTTTTCTGCACCCAGCTGACATTTTACTAGTGTTGACAGCTTAAGCCGTAGCACACCAACCGCACATATCCCTGTCATCTTATATGCATCTGGCTTCAACGCTGCAGCCTCTCTCAAAAAAATCTGAACCGGTTCACCTTTAAACTCCTGTTTTTGTTATTTCGGGTTATTATCGCTGCCCGGGCCTCTCTCTGCTGCTTCACCCCAGCTGCACTCCTGCCCTCAGGCTGTCCAGAGGGAAGGGAGAGGAGAGTAAACTAGGCTCACCATGCTTTGGTCTCATTGGTTGACTCTGCCTTGCAGTTTTTGTCCTTGAGAATGTGCAGACATGGAACAGATAATGTTCTGACACCAGAAACTCTAGAGCGGGACCAGATCGACACTTACTCCTTGCTTCTCCTGCTTCCACTGTAACACAATCGGGGTTATGCGGATTGAGGAGCGACGTGCGCGTCGTGTTTTTATTGGACGGTTTTAATTTCTAATCTAGcaccagtgttattttaaaagaaattaataaaagtaTTTGTATGTGCCTGTTGGCATGCACGTATTGGATTGGTATTGTAATGACATATGCCAGTACTAATCTCACTAACTGAAAAAAGATCACACCCGCATGGGATTATTGTGAAGCTGAGGTTTTGCTCAGCGCATTACAGACGACAGGGTCGGACTCTTCAAACCCAAAAATATCCAAATTGTGCAAGACGCAGCTGGATTTAGCCTGTAAGTGTATTCAAAGCCATGCACGGCGAAagtgaaaattattttactgcTTTAATGTAAATCTGAGGTTTGCTTCCCTTTCTCCGGTGTGTTGCAAGGTCAGAGATCTCCTTTTACCGAACGCGCCTGCGACGACGGGCTTTCTGCAGGAGTCAGCAGCATGCAGGCGGAGCAGCAGGTATAGGAATCTCCCTGCAGCAGCGGCCCATGGCATGAACTGCCAGACCCCGGTGATCTAATCCATGATGACTAGCGGGCTTCAAGCCAAAGTTAGCACATGGCTTTCAAGTCAGGGGataaaatataaagatatataCGAGTTTAGAGGGTGCTGCAAATTAGCTCAGCCAATAGGCTCTTTTTTTTCTAGTATTTGGATTTATTGCAGTTTAGAGACATTCTGCGTAAATGTGTTTGTTAGCAGGCAATAAAAAAGTCTGAGATCATAATTGCCATTTCAATGACTTTAATAAGCAAAAtatgaaacttttatttttccaaaaacaacaacaaaaggacaaaacagaAACCAGCCTGAATGCAACAGTTCAAATTTTAAGTGTTACTTATTATTCATATATAAACAGGATTGAAAATTGATCCCCTCCCCCCACATCATCGCTAGAAGTAGGTATACATGGAATCGgtgaaaaacagaacaaaacatcatCCCGCTGCTGCTGCAGTTTCAGTTCGATTTCAACACAGTTGAATCAGCAAACCAaaaagattgtttttaaatgcaatgacttttcaacatgttttcaaTGCAAGCACCATGCTCAATCGATATGATCTGACacactttaatttaaaatcattaaaataaagacttTTTAAACTACGCATCtggccagcagaaccagaatcatcaaattataacaaaaacagacataaacacacacaaacaaaaaaactatattACATAACATAAACactgttttcattttgaaaattggCACAACCTGAGTCCCCTTTTTTTACTGACCggcaggaaaaaaaatcaggaaaGCATAGAGCAGTAAACTTTGTATAAAAACACGTGTTATCTAAATATTAGCTCTACTTTAAAACTTTTTGCAAGCATTTTTTCTAAGTAGGTAAAATACAAATCATTAATATTAGGCCCAGTGAGAAAGAGCAACAGGTGGCTGCGCATCGTAATGAGGAAGTACGTTAATGGAGAAAAAACTTATttgaaacaaaatttaaatgaacaaaaaaaaactgtatgaatcatttgtgtttgtttaataaTGACTCATCAGCCAATATGACAACATGCGCCCAAATATCTAACCAAAACTGTTACAACTGGGCCCCTTTTTTTGAATATCACGACAGCATAACATGATAGTATGTCTTCCTGTAGGGAGGTTTGGacaaaattcaaaatgaaaactTTTTAAATCATCATCCAGAAGTGCACTTGACACACAGTTTCGTGTATTTAAATGcaattagattaaaaaaaaaaaaaatgctctcTTCCTTTATTTACGACCCACCCTGCCACAAatgatagaaaataaatcgtaacaaacaataaatgaaaggaaaaaaaaaaaaacacaacacaaaataaaagaagTTCATCCAGCCTCCTCAATCTTGTTGTGCAGTTGCGTAATATTTAcaagccgaaaaaaaaaaaatcatgaaacCCTCTGACCAAAATGGTACTGCACCGGCAGTCCTGTGTTCtcttcaaacaaacaaaacaaaacaaaaaatacaagaaaacaaatgGAGAAGCGGAGATCAACGACATGCTCTTAATATACAGGAGAAGATGAAAGTACAAAATAGAAATTATTACCGTACATGTCCAGCATGCAGGATTAATATttaatgcagattttttttcttttctttttatatatatattcgaATATAACCAAGCAGGCAATAAATCAATGAGATGTTGCATAAAAtgtcaccccccccccccgccccccCTGACCACCCCACATCCCCACCGCCCACCCTCCCTCCCTGCTAGACAGGAGCTGAGTTTGCATAAAGTGGAGTCACGCTTGTTCGATTTTTTGGGAGAAATTTCGGGCCCAACTTGCAGGCTGTGATGCTGTGAGGCCAgacctgcttgtttttgttttcataaacaGTTTCATGAATTTGCAAAGCAAAAACCTTTCAAGACAAGACATCTGTCTTGACCCCATGTCTCACGCCTACTTACTGTTTAGTTTAAAAAGCTGCAGCCTTAGAGGAGAAGAATGTTCATCAGAGGGTCCTCCTTTTCCCCGAAGAGTCTCTTCACTACAAGCAACTAATCTACAAAAGATGCAGCGACTGATCGGACTCTACTTTGCTCGTTGCATCTCTGTTGACACGTGGAGGCATCTGTAGATGGTTATATATGAGAATAATAGCTATCTGGTGGATTATTCCTCTAATATGAATATAATTTCACTGTTATTAGTAACAATCAAACAGTAGGTGTGAGGAGGTGTGGATTATTACAGTCTGTTCATGAGGAGAGTCGGTCAAGGTGTGAAGGTAGGGTGGAGGGAGAGTTTGTTGTGGAAAGGCTGAAGGGGACAACTCACATGAAAAACTCTGGCGATGAGGGGGTGTCGCTGGTCGAGCCGGCCTCACGGAACCCGCTCCCGCCTCCCGACCCCGTCAGCTTCTCGCACTTGAGTTTGTAGGCGTCCCTCTCCCGCGCCAGCCGGCTTATCTCCGCCTTCAgctgctccacctggttcatcAGCTGCGTCTTCTCGTTCTCCAGCACGTGCTTCTGCTGCACGCGCTTGAACCTGCACGACTGCGCGTAGCCGCGGTTCTTCAGGGTCCTCCGCTTCTGCTTGAGACGGATTACCTCGTCCTTGGTGAAGCCCCGCAGGTGTCTGTTGAGCTCCCGCACCGACATGGACACTAGCTGCTCGTCCGAGAAGCGGTCCTCTACGTTAAGCCCGCCACCCCCGCCGTGGTGCGCGGCCGTCTGGCTCAGGTGGCCGTGcgggtggtggtggtgatggtggCGGTGGTGGTGGAGCGGCTGGTGGGACTCTGGGGAGACTGGGGATGGGCTGTCAGGGTCCTGGTTGTGGTGGTGGTGATGCTGGCTGTGCGGGTGGCTGTGTCCCCCCGGGTGTCCGGACAGTTCCTCGGCGTGGTGTGGGATGCTGCCCGCGTACGGGTGATGATGCTGCTGTTGACCGTGGCCGTGATGGCTGTGGTGGTGGTGCGGGCCCCTGTAGCCCTCGAACgcgccctgctgctgctgcaattGCTGCTGGACGTGCGGAGCCTGTGGGTGGCCGTGAGCCGTGGCTCCAATCAGGGCCTCCACAGCGTCCTCAGGGGTCAGACTCAGCGTCTGCGGGTCTATCTGCTGGTGGTACCCGCTGTTCGGCATCCAGTACAGCTCCTCCAAGTGGTGTTTCTGCTCTGTAGGGCTGAAACTGGGCGAGGAGGGCACCGAGCTGCAGGGCGTGCTGATAGGGGTGGATGACACGGAGCCCTGGGGTTGGAGTCGGTTACACTGGCGCACCCCGTTGCGATCAAGCCCAACCAGGCCTTCCTTCTTCACGTCAAACTTCATCAGGTCAAAATCATTGACATATTCCAGAGCCAGAGGGCTGCTGGGCAGCTCCGGGCCCATGCTCAGCTCTGCGCTCATGTTGCTGTCGCGACTCTTCTGCAGATACGCAAAGGTATTGGCGAGCGTCGCAAATACGGACCTATTAATCAAAGtctcttctcttctttcttGTTTCATGCAATAGTTCTTTTGGCTCCTCCACAAATCTGCACTGACTTGCTGTAGCATGAAACACCGAGTGATTGGtcgggggggtggggggggggggagaaaaacaaaaaaaaaaagttgtggagaaaaACTTTGAGACTAATGCTCAGCACGCTGTTTGCGTCATGTAGCCTACTTCTGCTGGAATAATCTGGCAGAAACCGGGCAAGAGGTAGAAAACAGTGCTGCCTCggtgcaaaagtaaaaaaaaaaaaaaaaaaaaaactcagtccTTTCAGCAGAAGTGTATTCACAGACAAAAATATTaggataaataataatataagaTATACCAGGTTTGCGCGCTGAGACGGGCACCAGTCCACGTCGCAACTTCTTGGAAATAAGTCCCTTTTTTTctccaggaaaataaaaaaggagccAGGAAGCAAAGCAAACAGGACgtctgtttttcctttctttttttttttcgctgAGAAGCTGCTTTTCCAGCTCTGCACCGCAGAGGTTTAAAGACTCGCCTCTCACTCTCTCCGCTCTGGTATCCAGCAGACTGCACTCGGAGCCAACCGATGCTTTATCCTTTTAGCGCACTGTGACGTCGCGCTAGAAGGCGGGGTCTGTAGCGATCAGATCTCCAATGGGAGAGAGAAGCAGAGGGTGAAAAATGAGGTGGAGGaacacaacacagaaaagagagagagaggaagagagaggaGGCGCCCAGTTCAGACTTGACAGCCAGAGAGAGTCAGCTGACCGACTTCCCTAAAAGCAAAAGGTGGGCGAACAGAGGAGGAGAGGCATGCCTTCACTTTATGGAATGGTCTCTCCTTCACTGTTTAGGACCATAGTCAGGTTCATGCTAGGGAGTTACCGGCTTCagtgaaaaaaaagatgaatgaaGACTAAAATACCAAATATCCAAAAAGTCCAAGTAAAATGGACTGTTTTTCCAATCTCATGAGAGAATCTGTTGGATTTGTCCTTGTGTCAATGGTACACTGTAAGTGCAAGAGAAACAATTGACACATTTGCCTCAATCATGTCTTGgtattacagtgccttgtgcaCGTTGAAAACTTTACAAACAGTTAACAGTGTTTTTTGCACACTATATATACTGCCTTAATCTCAACACTTCAAGGTTTGCTCTCCCACtaataaagacaataaaagctGTGCGACACTTTGGCATACTTCTCTCAAATCTTGACCTCCCTCTCAAACACGCTAAAGACGCATATTTTATGGTGTTTTACTTCCGTGGTCAAATAATGCATGccacacacagcagcagcagcttcactTTCACAATTAGTcatgaaaaaatgcaatagGAAAGATATTCCTCTATAATAAAACACcatatggatatctttgagtgTGCatgattattttgtttctgaatAATTCTCAGAACCAACTTTCTAAAACCACACGATCATTATTGTCAAATATATTTGTtaaaccgtttttttttttttttttttactttttccccTAAAGCGTGTTACTGCTTCAAAATGCTTTTGGCTTGGCCCGTGATTTTCACACGGGGATGAATCAAACTAAAACCAAAGGAAACAGGCTCAAGGCTGCCTCTGCGTGGACAACACAAGTACAGGCGAAGCTGCGTGGGAAGatgatgctgctgctgaaaTTTCCTCTAGTTTCTGGCGCTCTGCTTTTTTATCTCCGCGTTAATTCCTCCTTTTAAAGGTCACAGCTTGCCTTTAAAACTGCTAACAATTTATCTCAGTCACTTAAAACTCAATCAAACATGTTCTGCACTTCGCTTTTACTGCCTAACAGGTTGTTTGGCCAACATCacagtttttattaaatgttatgtttgtgggtttttttacgatttgattttacattttcaatttaattaagtagcagaaaaaagaaaacatgtgagCAAACGTCTGAATTttcttgccaaaaaaaaaaaaaaagtctcccTAAATGGGCCAATTTAAAGGATCAATAGGATTATAATTTCGTTTCTAGACCAGATTCACGGGTGAGCACGACCGCGATCAGAGGGTATTGATCAGTCAGGGCGCAGGAAGAGGCTGCCAAAGATAAGACCCGATAATCAAGCGCTCATTTGTTCAGCCTAAATTCTTCATCACGTTGAAGCAGTGGAGCTCTGCAGGAGCTCGGGATTCCACGGTCACCGAGATAAAGTTTTAGTTTAGTCTTGTTTAATTAATTCAAGAATCTAATCAAAATAACTTAACACAACACCGATAGTACAAAGAATGATCAATGTTAAATTGTAAAAGGAATTAGTTTTAAGTGTAATGATGTGGTATGAATAATAATAGCAGTAATAATactaattgtttttaataagccataattttataaataaacttcacaactttgaattattttatttctcgtTTTTAGCTTTTATTGGGAGTTAAACTGTCAACCATCCTGAAACCTCTGATCATTTTTGATAGTCACATCTTTTAATATTTCACTAATAGGATACCCATGTCATCACCGCCGAACTCGATTACatatttttgtctctttctttttttttttttttttcagtaaaaaagcatcCCCCAATCTTCCTCTGTTAAATCTCTCCACCTGCAGGCGTGCTTTCCAGCTTGTAGCTTCAACCTGAGAAGCGCCCAGAGCGCAGCGAATTATGCCGTGCTTTGGCGAGTCGAGCCGCCCTGAAATCCGTCTCCCTGCGAGGCCGACCCGGCAGCAGCCCCATTAGGTCATAATGCTCTCTAATATAACCCGAGTCCGCCGACTAATAGACCCCGGCAGGCCTACTGGCGGCTCTCTCCCCCCTCATTGGTAATCACAAGCTGTAATGGAGAGACGAGATGTAAAAAAGCGTCCATGTCAGCAGCATATCGGTGGTTAATGATCTATTAAGTGATCCGTGTGCTTATGGACAGCGAAAAAGTGTTGATGCTTGCTTATTCGGCCCCTAATGAGAGTCCCATCCTACGGATTTTAGGAAtgaataacagaaataaaatcaacctttaaaatgttacatttaacaGTTGACCCGCGGAGGATGCAGAGGCTGCGGAGCTCCCCACAGCTCACACATCTCACACCTACAACGGGCCCCGCTGGAGTCACGCAGGAGGCCCGCCGTCCGCCTGTCCGAACCGGTCAAATATAGGACGGAGACATTTGCCCAACACATGAggatttttattctgtttccgGATTATTCAAGCGTGTACACCTGTTCCTCCTGGATCTAAACTCAAACTTTGTCTAACAAGGAATACGATTTTTTGGGGAAGATTGAGacgtttttctctctctttataTCTTTGGGGTGTTTCGGAGTAATCATCGGCTCTAACAGTTCCTCCGAATGTTCCTGGAAATGTTACAGAACAAAACGGTGGTGGATGGCAGCCGCCCTAAAAGGCCCGTTACAAGGGAGGGTGAGGGATGGTGGTACTACTTCAGAAGTGGCGCTTTGATGCGCTTTGACGCAGGAGGGAGTGGGGAGATGCGCAGAGCAGAAGCGCTTTTCCAAAGCCTGCTTTCAACCAATGTATGTGTTTAAGCTGGAAAAGTTATAAATCAAATTTTTTCTGCAactttatgcttttattttagtCTGTATGCTGGAGTTTGGTTTATTGTAAATGAAGAAGTTCACCCCGCATTGCCTTCtgctaattaattatttatgttaAATAATTTTACGCCTACTGTTACGCATTTTATCTCAGTTCCATGAGCCAATAGAATCGAAGCACACCCAGGAGAAATTTAACATAATTCTTTGCAAAGTGTTAAAACGCCGTTAACATAGCCTAATGTTATATCTCTAAAAATCACAGTTGCATAATTAAGCATCCATGTACTGCATCCTCCATTTACAAACTGAATTACATCAAGAGACTCCACGCTGATCGATTGTCTATTAAAACATATATTATTAAGATCCGCTGTCTGCGCAAACAGGCCGAGCATCTGTTAAAGGTTAACATCCTCAGCATGGATGAAAGAGAGAGTAAATCGTAATAAAAGTAGGATAGGTCgcaattttaatttttattcgtGTTGAAGAGCAAATGTTTAACAATGTGCACCTATCAGTTATCTTTAAATCGTCGCCTTTCTGATGTGTTTCTTAAGAACAGGCCTCTGTTTGATTCTCGGACTTCTTTGCATGGGTTGCAGCAATTCCGCTCTCACCATTCAATCGATAAGAAGCTGCATGTGTTTGCAGGGAAAATAGGTTTCATTCCTTGTGACAGGGCGCCTCTTGTGGCGTTTCCACTTAATGCGGAAAGTTTGATTCAGTGACATGCAGCGTTTCGGCTCCATCTTCTGAACAGgaggcttttatttatttttcttttttatttagtctTGAAATGGCAAACAGACACAGGAAATATTTAAAGTTGATTAGGAGACCACGGCATAATTGTAGGCCCTTTTCTTAGATTAGATGTCCCTGATTGACAAGTAGTAAatataacaacaaataaatgtCAGTGTGCACTGTACTGGCTTAATCCCAGAAGAAAAAGGACAATAAATCTGCGTTTTGCTGTGGTCATTTCATTAATGTAAATTGCAATGCTATGTATGATAGTTTGGCTTCCCTCCAGCTGGCTCTTTGCTCAGGCTTGTGCATGGTATTAGGTTTTATTATGAATTGGCACAGTGTGGCCACAAAATGTAGGCGACACCACAAGAACCAAATATTAGAGTGCCGGCATAACATAATTAAAGGTCATATGCTCGGTCATAACCACAATTTATATCTGTGTTTCTCTAAGCCAACGATTAGCTTCTGGAACTCAAAAGAAACTTATGACCCACTGAAAAcctaattaaaatacatttgttactCAAACTTTCATGTTATCCTTaaagaaattgaaacacctCTCCTCAATTTTCCCCAAAATCTCTGTGACATGTCCCCATTTGTGGAAATTTTCTGTGCATGAATCTGTCAGGCCATATCTCTGGGTTACATTAAAGAAGGTTTCAATGAATATTCTGGAAAATATGCGTCATCCACAGCAGAGCTCATACAGCACCTGGATGTTATTAAGCTAAAAGTAAAGAGAGAGATTTAATAGGCTTCAAATGGCTCTGTGCAATATCTGAAGATATGTCTTTGCTGTCAAGCATGCCATGCATTAATGTTTATGACTGGAGTTACTTTGTTCTCACTGTCTGCTGTGAATGCTGGAATAAAGCTGCTCATACAGAAGCTATAGCTTCTGTATTAGCAACCTATGCAAAAGGTTtcaaaaaacttcaaaaagcCAATATTACATGATATGATTCTGGGTTTTAAGATAACCTTTATGTAAGAGGTAAGAGGAAAGTAGgggtaaaaacaaacaaggcaTGCAAAAAGTTTCAGAGCCGCTGGTATAATATATAAGTTTTTGGTATTGGGCCACCAACAATAGGATTGTGAAAGATGTCATACTTTTGGTCTAACACATGCTGTTGTTCTCCTTTCTTTTAGGAACTGGGTTGGTTTTGTTAGTAACTCCAAACCCACATCGATGCTTCTTATAACAAACAGCTGCCGTCCAGGAGGTCACCTTAAGGATGGACCAGCGGAACTGGTAGCTCTTCAGCACTGGATTGTAGGATGTAGAAGTCTTAAATACATGTATAggaagtgaaaacaaaaaacaggtcCTGTAGAGCTTTAATTATATGTAAACAACTGGATGTAGCACATAAAGCATGCAAAAAATATTATTGCAGCAGCAGTCAGCAAAGGTTGATCAGGCCTGGGTTAGGTCCAACTTCTTAGATGGACAGCATCTGGGAGAGAAGTCTTTACAAGGGATAGAGTAGCCAATCAGAAGTGGAAGGTCAGAAAAGCAATCCTTATTTTTGCAAAACCAGCCTAAAATTTACAGAGTGACTACATTTTGGGTTAATTTTGGCTAACTCATAAAATCTAGCTGGCCGGCTGAAGTGAGTAGTAGAGCAAAAAGTTTTTGTAAGTAAATGGTCAAAAGTAAGAGGTGTGTTGCTATGTGGATAACATGCCATTCTGATGGAATAGATTTAAATAGTTTGCTGCTTTTTTAGTATCATTTCAAGCATTAATCACAAACCAATTCTATTTTTCCCCTAAATATGGAAGACAAACCAGATAATTTC
This DNA window, taken from Girardinichthys multiradiatus isolate DD_20200921_A chromosome 1, DD_fGirMul_XY1, whole genome shotgun sequence, encodes the following:
- the mafba gene encoding transcription factor MafB, which translates into the protein MLQQVSADLWRSQKNYCMKQERREETLINRSVFATLANTFAYLQKSRDSNMSAELSMGPELPSSPLALEYVNDFDLMKFDVKKEGLVGLDRNGVRQCNRLQPQGSVSSTPISTPCSSVPSSPSFSPTEQKHHLEELYWMPNSGYHQQIDPQTLSLTPEDAVEALIGATAHGHPQAPHVQQQLQQQQGAFEGYRGPHHHHSHHGHGQQQHHHPYAGSIPHHAEELSGHPGGHSHPHSQHHHHHNQDPDSPSPVSPESHQPLHHHRHHHHHHPHGHLSQTAAHHGGGGGLNVEDRFSDEQLVSMSVRELNRHLRGFTKDEVIRLKQKRRTLKNRGYAQSCRFKRVQQKHVLENEKTQLMNQVEQLKAEISRLARERDAYKLKCEKLTGSGGGSGFREAGSTSDTPSSPEFFM